In a single window of the Microbacterium sp. Root61 genome:
- a CDS encoding WhiB family transcriptional regulator — protein sequence MTGYRSGVPDNWFVDPVQLGVPGVRRPVEGIDDNPLAWQTDALCAQTDPEAFFPEKGGSTRDAKRICTTCDVRGECLEYALQNDERFGIWGGLSERERRKLKRRA from the coding sequence ATGACGGGTTACCGTTCAGGCGTTCCCGACAATTGGTTCGTCGATCCGGTACAGCTCGGTGTTCCGGGGGTGCGTCGTCCCGTTGAGGGGATCGACGACAACCCGCTCGCCTGGCAGACCGATGCGCTGTGCGCACAGACGGATCCGGAGGCGTTCTTCCCTGAAAAGGGAGGATCGACGCGTGATGCGAAGCGAATCTGCACGACCTGCGATGTCCGCGGGGAATGCCTGGAATACGCACTGCAGAACGACGAGCGCTTCGGCATATGGGGCGGATTGAGCGAGCGCGAACGTCGCAAGCTCAAGCGCCGCGCCTGA